The Virgibacillus siamensis sequence TCTTCACGGGATAGTCCCCATTTGGAAGCAATCATTTCCGCAGAAAATCCTTGTGGGATTATATTGAAGCGGTCAACCATATCCTCGCTGAAACTCCCCATATCACTGCCCATCGGTACGCGGCTCATATTTTCCACACCGCATGCGATTGTTATATCAGCATCGCCCGCCAAAATTGCCTGGGCCGCATTATGAATGGCCTGCTGGCTGGAACCGCACATCCGATTCAATGAAAATGCAGGAACTTCCACAGGAAAACCCGCGGCCAGCACCGCCATCCGCCCAATATTCCCTCCTTGTTCATCCGTCATGGTTACACACCCTGTAACAACATCGTCCACCCCACGTGGATCAATGCCATTCCGTTCAGTCAATTGCTGAAGTACCGGCACAAGAATATCAACCGGATGCGTTTCGGCGAGTGTTCCTTTTTTACGACCAGCCGCAGTCCGTATTGCATCCACGATAACTGCTTCAGCCATACATAACCCTCCTTCTTACCATTCAGCCTATTAAAATGTGAACAATTCAATGCCACCGGAAACATTCAGACCGATTCCGGTAATATACTTTGCCTTGTCTGAAACCAGAAACGTAATCGCATTTGCGATGTCTTCCGGTTCTCCGGGTTGTTTGAACACCGTTCTGTCTATCATTCGTTGATTCATTTTTGCATTTCCCATCTTAAATGCCTCTGTCCCGATAATTCCGGGTACAATCGCATTGACATTAATTCCATGTTTCCCGCCTTCCAATGCCATGCTTTTGGTAAAACTCAGCAATCCGCCTTTCGTGACGGAATAACTTGCCTGGCCAAATCCACCAAGTGTCCCCGCAACAGATGACATATTAATGATACGACCGTATCCCTGTTCTTTCATATACGGCCAGACAGCCTTTGTACAGTTGTAAGAACCAGTCAGATTAACATTCAAATCGCGCTGCCAGAAATCGTCATTCTGATTTTCGATTTGCGAAACATGATCCAATGTTCCCGCATTGTTAACTAAGATATCAATTCTTCCAAACTCTTCTTTTACCTTTGCAAAAACATCCTGAACCTGTTCACGGTCCGTTACATCCATTTTTGCCGCAAATGACCGACGCCCCATGTCCCTGATTTCCTGAGCTGTTTTATCTGCATACATCACATTGGTGCTTTGCATCACCTGTGCGATTGGTCCAAATCGTTCAGCTTCCTGTTCATTATGTTCATCTGATTCAATCAGAATATCTGTTATGACCACATCCGCCCCAGCCTCTGCCAGCGCCAATGCATCCGCACGTCC is a genomic window containing:
- a CDS encoding SDR family NAD(P)-dependent oxidoreductase, translating into MSSWDEMLKGKTAVVTGASRGLGRADALALAEAGADVVITDILIESDEHNEQEAERFGPIAQVMQSTNVMYADKTAQEIRDMGRRSFAAKMDVTDREQVQDVFAKVKEEFGRIDILVNNAGTLDHVSQIENQNDDFWQRDLNVNLTGSYNCTKAVWPYMKEQGYGRIINMSSVAGTLGGFGQASYSVTKGGLLSFTKSMALEGGKHGINVNAIVPGIIGTEAFKMGNAKMNQRMIDRTVFKQPGEPEDIANAITFLVSDKAKYITGIGLNVSGGIELFTF